ATACAAAGCTTAGGAGATAAGACATGCAGAACCAACTCAAGCGCCGCACGTTTCTGAAGACGTCGCTGGCTGCCGCCGCGGCAACCACGGTACCCTTCAAAGCCCATGCGGCTGATGCATTGAAAATGGGTGTTGTTTTGCCATCCCCGGTAGCCGATGTCGGCTGGTCCCATACACTGATGGACGGAGTAAACACCGTCAAGGAAGCCTATGGCGACAAGATCGAGGTCACGGTTCTGGAAAATATCGCGGAAGGCCCTGACGCCGACCGTATCGCCAACGGGTTGGTGGGAGATGGCAATACCGTTCTTCTTCTGGGTTCCTTCGGCTACCAGAATGGCGGTATGCAAATCGCAAGGCGGCGTCCTGACGTGTCGATCATTCATGCCTCCGGCTTCATGACCGCCCCGAATTTTTCTCCCTTTACCGCCAAATACTGGCAAGGCACCTACCTGATGGGAATGGCTGCCGCCTCGCTGAGCAAAACCAAGAAGCTGGGTTGTGTGGCCGCCTTTGCGATCCCGGAGCTCATTACCTCGATCAACGCCTTCATGCTGGGCGCCAAATCGGTCGACCCGGACACTGAAGTCAGTGTCGTTTGGGTGAACTCCTGGTTCGATCCTGCTTCGGAACAGGAAGCCGCAAAGGCACTGATCAGCCAGGACGTGGATGTGATTTTCTCAAACGCGCAAGACACGCCATCGGTTATCTCCGTAGCCGAGGAGGCAGGGGTCTACGCATTCAATCTCAACTCGTCGATGAAATCCTATGCGCCAAGCAAATATCTCGGCGTGGTGGGAACCGATTGGGGACCGCACTTCAAACGGCTTGTTGACGCCCACGTGGCCGGCAATTATCCGGGCGAAAACTTCTGGCTGGGTATGGAGGATGACATCGTCTATACGGCTGACTGGAACGCCGACATTCCCGCTGACGCCGTGGCGGCAATAGAGGCGCGGCAGAAGGAAATTCGCGACGGTTCCTTTGTGGTCTTCAAGGGCCCGCTTGTCGACCAGTCCGGAACCGAGCGTTTCGCCGAGGGTACAGCCATGTCGGATGGCGAAATTCTGGGTATGGATTGGCATGTGGCCGGCGTCACCACGCCTTTGCCTTCATGAGCAAGCCTGCATTGCTGACGCTGACGGGTGTTTCCAAGCGTTATGGCAAAATACAGGCCAACAGAAATATCGACCTCAGCGTAAAGCTGGGGTCTATTCATGCCGTTCTGGGTGAAAATGGTGCTGGCAAGTCCACGCTGATGAAGCTCATTTACGGAATCGAGCAGCCCGACGAAGGCACAATTGCCTGGGAGGGCAAGCCGATTTCCCTGTCGCGTCCCTCCGAGGCGCAGGCGCTGGGTATCGGAATGGTGTTCCAGCACTTTTCGCTCTTCGAGACGCTGAGTGTCGTGCAAAATGTTTCTCTGATGGTGCCGGGGCGATTGAACGAGCTGGCTGACCGGATCACCGAACTTGGCGAGCAATTCGGCTTGAGTGTCGATCCTCATGCCATGGTCCACACCATGTCCGTGGGTGAGCGGCAGCGCGTCGAGATCATCCGCTGCCTGCTCCTCAATCCCAAGGTGCTTATCCTTGATGAGCCGACCTCAGTCCTGCCGCCGCAAAGCGTGCGGATGCTTTTTGATACGCTGAGGCGGCTCCAGGCCGAGGGCATGGCGGTTCTTTTCATCTCTCACAAGCTGGAAGAGATACGTGAGCTCTGTGACGAAGCCACGATCCTGCGCCACGGCGAGGTTACGGGCAGGGTGGATCCGCGCGAGCACGATGCGCATTCCCTTGCAAAGATGATGATCGGTCGTGATATGCCGCATCTTTCACCCGGCAC
This portion of the Hoeflea prorocentri genome encodes:
- a CDS encoding BMP family ABC transporter substrate-binding protein, coding for MQNQLKRRTFLKTSLAAAAATTVPFKAHAADALKMGVVLPSPVADVGWSHTLMDGVNTVKEAYGDKIEVTVLENIAEGPDADRIANGLVGDGNTVLLLGSFGYQNGGMQIARRRPDVSIIHASGFMTAPNFSPFTAKYWQGTYLMGMAAASLSKTKKLGCVAAFAIPELITSINAFMLGAKSVDPDTEVSVVWVNSWFDPASEQEAAKALISQDVDVIFSNAQDTPSVISVAEEAGVYAFNLNSSMKSYAPSKYLGVVGTDWGPHFKRLVDAHVAGNYPGENFWLGMEDDIVYTADWNADIPADAVAAIEARQKEIRDGSFVVFKGPLVDQSGTERFAEGTAMSDGEILGMDWHVAGVTTPLPS